Proteins from one Triticum aestivum cultivar Chinese Spring chromosome 7A, IWGSC CS RefSeq v2.1, whole genome shotgun sequence genomic window:
- the LOC123150551 gene encoding iron-sulfur cluster co-chaperone protein HscB homolog isoform X2 — protein sequence MWRRAGPICLHLAGIAGRRIRRPPQPPAPTATCSSSAFASSSFHHNLGTFRDSIGVPPSRSLSNQAGGDGGIGGECWSCGAKGAFLSCGSCRSVQPVDPAVDYFRIFGLGYDVKDTNLEGKYKDWQKKLHPDLVHSKSEKERDFAAGQSALVIEAYRTLSKPLPRALYLLQLEGIHVDEEKTINDPELLMEMMEIREAVSEAGDSQTLKKIQSQMKSKLETWAKSFQEAFNKRDFDGAVEATQRMRYYERAMEETVKKL from the exons ATGTGGCGCCGAGCCGGACCGATCTGCCTCCACCTCGCCGGAATCGCCGGCCGCCGCATCCGACGACCCCCACAGCCTCCTGCTCCCACAGCCACCTGCTCTAGCTCCGCCTTCGCTTCATCCTCTTTCCACCACAATCTTGGAACCTTTCGGGATTCCATCGGAGTTCCTCCCTCTCGAAGCCTATCGAACCAGGCAGGAGGTGatggcggcattggcggcgagtGCTGGAGTTGTGGCGCCAAGGGGGCATTCCTCTCCTGCGGGTCCTGCAGGAGTGTGCAGCCCGTTGATCCTGCGGTCGACTACTTCCGAATATTTGGCCT AGGATATGACGTAAAGGATACCAACTTAGAAGGAAAGTACAAAGACTGGCAGAAGAAGTTACATCCTGACCTTGTTCATTCTAAATCAGAG AAAGAGAGAGATTTTGCGGCCGGGCAGTCAGCACTTGTCATTGAGGCATATCGCACACTGAGCAAACCTTTACCAAGGGCATTGTACTTG CTGCAACTTGAGGGGATACACGTTGATGAGGAGAAGACTATCAATGATCCAGAACTTCTTATGGAG ATGATGGAGATACGCGAAGCAGTTAGCGAAGCCGGTGATTCGCAAACTCTGAAGAAGATCCAATCTCAG ATGAAGAGTAAGCTCGAAACCTGGGCCAAATCCTTCCAGGAAGCGTTCAACAAGAGGGACTTCGACGGCGCCGTGGAAGCTACACAGAGGATGAGATACTATGAACGTGCTATGGAAGAAACTGTGAAGAAGCTTTGA
- the LOC123150551 gene encoding iron-sulfur cluster co-chaperone protein HscB homolog isoform X1, which produces MWRRAGPICLHLAGIAGRRIRRPPQPPAPTATCSSSAFASSSFHHNLGTFRDSIGVPPSRSLSNQAGGDGGIGGECWSCGAKGAFLSCGSCRSVQPVDPAVDYFRIFGLDRGYDVKDTNLEGKYKDWQKKLHPDLVHSKSEKERDFAAGQSALVIEAYRTLSKPLPRALYLLQLEGIHVDEEKTINDPELLMEMMEIREAVSEAGDSQTLKKIQSQMKSKLETWAKSFQEAFNKRDFDGAVEATQRMRYYERAMEETVKKL; this is translated from the exons ATGTGGCGCCGAGCCGGACCGATCTGCCTCCACCTCGCCGGAATCGCCGGCCGCCGCATCCGACGACCCCCACAGCCTCCTGCTCCCACAGCCACCTGCTCTAGCTCCGCCTTCGCTTCATCCTCTTTCCACCACAATCTTGGAACCTTTCGGGATTCCATCGGAGTTCCTCCCTCTCGAAGCCTATCGAACCAGGCAGGAGGTGatggcggcattggcggcgagtGCTGGAGTTGTGGCGCCAAGGGGGCATTCCTCTCCTGCGGGTCCTGCAGGAGTGTGCAGCCCGTTGATCCTGCGGTCGACTACTTCCGAATATTTGGCCT GGACAGAGGATATGACGTAAAGGATACCAACTTAGAAGGAAAGTACAAAGACTGGCAGAAGAAGTTACATCCTGACCTTGTTCATTCTAAATCAGAG AAAGAGAGAGATTTTGCGGCCGGGCAGTCAGCACTTGTCATTGAGGCATATCGCACACTGAGCAAACCTTTACCAAGGGCATTGTACTTG CTGCAACTTGAGGGGATACACGTTGATGAGGAGAAGACTATCAATGATCCAGAACTTCTTATGGAG ATGATGGAGATACGCGAAGCAGTTAGCGAAGCCGGTGATTCGCAAACTCTGAAGAAGATCCAATCTCAG ATGAAGAGTAAGCTCGAAACCTGGGCCAAATCCTTCCAGGAAGCGTTCAACAAGAGGGACTTCGACGGCGCCGTGGAAGCTACACAGAGGATGAGATACTATGAACGTGCTATGGAAGAAACTGTGAAGAAGCTTTGA
- the LOC100037589 gene encoding fasciclin-like arabinogalactan protein 1, with protein sequence MASTGAVPCSVLPLLLLCAFPLCQGQAGRHNITEILAAASPDFTQFSAALAGANLSAEIDARSPVTVLAVDNAAVARLAERRLQPDALARVLSLHVLLDYLGDARLRTLDGGFRQAASLYQAHGAPGAAGIVNITRGGKDDHVSFRPAEGVNGTAAVFYVKSVKEAPWDIAVLQVSDAISSFTAEAKVPTPPAPAPAPAPKAPAPAPAPLAPVVAPAPAKAPAALRPSPKNHTAPPPKPAKEPVPSPTPVVETPAEEPGADGDQPPADEHKSGASDSEPWSLGAVVAVAVPVVVFLLW encoded by the coding sequence ATGGCGTCCACCGGAGCCGTCCCCTGCTCCGTCCTCCCCCTGCTGCTCCTCTGCGCGTTCCCGCTGTGCCAGGGCCAGGCCGGACGGCACAACATCACGGAGATCCTCGCCGCCGCCAGCCCGGACTTCACCCAGTTCAGCGCCGCCCTGGCCGGCGCGAACCTCAGCGCCGAGATCGACGCGCGCAGCCCCGTCACCGTCCTCGCCGTCGACAACGCCGCCGTGGCGCGGCTCGCGGAGCGGCGCCTCCAGCCGGACGCCCTCGCGCGCGTGCTCTCCCTGCACGTCCTCCTCGACTACCTCGGCGACGCCAGGCTCCGCACCCTCGACGGCGGGTTCAGGCAGGCCGCCAGCCTCTACCAGGCCCACGGCGCGCCGGGGGCCGCCGGCATCGTGAACATCACGCGGGGCGGCAAGGACGACCACGTCTCGTTCCGGCCAGCGGAGGGGGTGAACGGGACAGCCGCCGTGTTCTACGTGAAGTCGGTCAAGGAGGCGCCCTGGGACATCGCCGTGCTGCAGGTGAGCGACGCCATCTCGTCCTTCACCGCCGAGGCGAAGGTGCCCACGCCGCCGGCCCCGGCCCCGGCTCCTGCTCCCAAGGCGCCTGCGCCTGCGCCTGCTCCTCTGGCGCCGGTCGTGGCCCCTGCACCTGCTAAGGCCCCGGCGGCCCTGCGTCCGTCGCCAAAGAATCACACCGCGCCACCGCCGAAGCCGGCCAAAGAGCCCGTGCCTTCCCCAACGCCCGTGGTggagacgccggcggaagaacctGGGGCGGACGGAGACCAGCCGCCTGCCGACGAGCACAAGAGTGGCGCCAGCGACTCGGAGCCGTGGAGCCTCggcgcggtggtggcggtggccgtGCCGGTCGTCGTGTTTCTGCTGTGGTGA